A window of the Hordeum vulgare subsp. vulgare chromosome 5H, MorexV3_pseudomolecules_assembly, whole genome shotgun sequence genome harbors these coding sequences:
- the LOC123395572 gene encoding WEB family protein At5g55860-like isoform X1, producing the protein MAMKVGPPSTDAEKLEVGEIDTRAPFESVKAAVSLFGEVRFSSDKSAARKPKAPQAEKMLAKETELHLAQKELNKYKEQLSNAETARLQALSELEKARKTVDELTTKLDAINKSKEVAIQAMEDTKTRTKQLEGGSPKEAVRKDSPLKQELDSAKQQYVVALADLDAAKQELRKLKKDFETSLDMRLSAAQKEEESLHSIEANKEKAAQLHNEAKAIQESLLHMKAATEQLQEAESQVLAEKGVARNTYKQDLEETEIKLSYLRSEFDPAAYKTIKQKLDETNSEISSMQKKIEDARVLDLETVASITTELDDAKEMLQKVAEEESTLRNLVESLKLELAAVKQDHSQLKEKDTDTESIVADLHVKLQKCKSELEVAVCAESKAATASDDLMLALQQLSRESKTALQEAEMMQKSATELRTEAEAARVALTEAEEMLQSALKEAEEAKAAEAKALDQIKQLSDRASAVQASTSEPGGKVTISKAEFESLSRKVKESEKLSEMKVAAAVAQVEAVRASENEAIQKMKTARREMEDMELATEEALKRAEMAEAAKKAVEGELKRWREKEQKKAAESVSSAEGQAHATTPSSVHKASAGKATEKNDGHQRSNRTLLRKGFVLPNITGIFHKKKSHVDGSSPSPGEKSV; encoded by the exons ATGGCTATGAAAGTTGGCCCACCTTCTACTGACGCAGAAAAATTGGAGGTTGGAGAAATAGATACAAGAGCTCCTTTTGAATCTGTCAAAGCTGCCGTAAGCTTATTTGGTGAAGTAAGGTTTTCATCTGACAAATCAGCTGCGAGAAAGCCAAAGGCTCCTCAAGCAGAG AAGATGTTAGCTAAGGAGACCGAACTTCATTTGGCCCAGAAAGAGTTGAATAAATATAAGGAACAACTGAGTAATGCTGAAACTGCCAGACTACAGGCCCTCTCTGAGTTGGAGAAAGCTAGAAAAACTGTTGATGAACTAACTACTAAGCTGGATGCAATCAATAAATCTAAAGAGGTGGCTATTCAAGCCATGGAAGATACAAAGACTCGAACCAAGCAGCTTGAAGGAGGCAGCCCGAAGGAAGCTGTTCGAAAAGATAGTCCCTTGAAGCAGGAACTGGACAGTGCAAAGCAACAGTATGTGGTTGCTCTGGCAGACCTCGATGCAGCAAAACAGGAGCTGAGGAAGCTCAAGAAGGATTTTGAAACCTCATTAGATATGAGGCTGTCTGCTGCCCAGAAGGAAGAGGAATCATTGCACTCGATAGAAGCCAATAAGGAAAAGGCTGCTCAACTTCATAATGAGGCTAAAGCAATTCAAGAATCGCTTCTGCATATGAAGGCAGCTACAGAACAATTACAGGAAGCAGAGTCGCAAGTCCTTGCTGAGAAGGGTGTTGCCAGGAATACATATAAACAGGATTTGGAAGAAACTGAGATAAAATTGTCATATTTGAGAAGTGAATTTGATCCTGCTGCTTATAAAACCATTAAACAAAAGCTAGATGAGACCAACTCTGAGATTTCATCAATGCAGAAAAAGATAGAAGATGCCCGTGTTCTAGATTTAGAAACAGTTGCTTCTATCACCACAGAATTGGATGATGCGAAGGAAATGTTGCAGAAAGTAGCTGAAGAGGAAAGCACACTTCGGAACTTAGTAGAATCACTGAAGCTGGAGTTAGCAGCTGTAAAGCAGGACCACAGTCAACTCAAAGAGAAGGATACAGATACTGAATCCATTGTTGCAGATCTACATGTCAAGCTTCAGAAATGCAAATCTGAGCTTGAGGTAGCTGTTTGTGCTGAATCAAAAGCTGCAACAGCTTCTGATGACTTGATGCTAGCTCTTCAACAGCTGTCGCGCGAGTCTAAAACTGCCCTGCAAGAAGCTGAAATGATGCAGAAGAGTGCAACAGAGTTAAgaactgaagctgaagcagcacgTGTTGCGTTAACTGAAGCTGAGGAAATGTTGCAATCAGCTTTGAAAGAAGCAGAGGAAGCAAAAGCAGCTGAAGCGAAGGCCCTTGAtcagattaaacaactatcagacAGAGCAAGTGCTGTTCAAGCTTCAACTTCTGAACCCGGAGGAAAGGTCACAATCTCAAAAGCGGAGTTTGAATCTCTTAGCCGGAAGGTAAAAGAGTCAGAGAAGTTGAGTGAGATGAAAGTAGCTGCTGCCGTGGCGCAAGTGGAAGCTGTTAGAGCTAGTGAGAATGAGGCAATACAGAAAATGAAAACTGCCCGGAGAGAGATGGAGGACATGGAATTAGCAACAGAGGAGGCACTGAAGAGGGCGGAGATGGCTGAAGCAGCAAAGAAGGCTGTAGAAGGCGAGCTTAAGAGGTGGCGTGAAAAGGAACAGAAGAAAGCTGCAGAGTCCGTGTCTTCTGCAGAAGGGCAAGCACACGCAACCACACCTTCATCTGTACACAAGGCTTCTGCTGGGAAAGCCACCGAGAAGAATGATGGGCATCAAAGGAGCAACAGAACGCTATTGAGGAAGGGATTTGTGTTGCCAAACATCACAGGCATCTTTCATAAGAAGAAGAGCCATGTCGATGGCAGTTCTCCATCACCTGGGGAAAAATCTGTATGA
- the LOC123395572 gene encoding WEB family protein At5g55860-like isoform X2, which yields MAMKVGPPSTDAEKLEVGEIDTRAPFESVKAAVSLFGEVRFSSDKSAARKPKAPQAEMLAKETELHLAQKELNKYKEQLSNAETARLQALSELEKARKTVDELTTKLDAINKSKEVAIQAMEDTKTRTKQLEGGSPKEAVRKDSPLKQELDSAKQQYVVALADLDAAKQELRKLKKDFETSLDMRLSAAQKEEESLHSIEANKEKAAQLHNEAKAIQESLLHMKAATEQLQEAESQVLAEKGVARNTYKQDLEETEIKLSYLRSEFDPAAYKTIKQKLDETNSEISSMQKKIEDARVLDLETVASITTELDDAKEMLQKVAEEESTLRNLVESLKLELAAVKQDHSQLKEKDTDTESIVADLHVKLQKCKSELEVAVCAESKAATASDDLMLALQQLSRESKTALQEAEMMQKSATELRTEAEAARVALTEAEEMLQSALKEAEEAKAAEAKALDQIKQLSDRASAVQASTSEPGGKVTISKAEFESLSRKVKESEKLSEMKVAAAVAQVEAVRASENEAIQKMKTARREMEDMELATEEALKRAEMAEAAKKAVEGELKRWREKEQKKAAESVSSAEGQAHATTPSSVHKASAGKATEKNDGHQRSNRTLLRKGFVLPNITGIFHKKKSHVDGSSPSPGEKSV from the exons ATGGCTATGAAAGTTGGCCCACCTTCTACTGACGCAGAAAAATTGGAGGTTGGAGAAATAGATACAAGAGCTCCTTTTGAATCTGTCAAAGCTGCCGTAAGCTTATTTGGTGAAGTAAGGTTTTCATCTGACAAATCAGCTGCGAGAAAGCCAAAGGCTCCTCAAGCAGAG ATGTTAGCTAAGGAGACCGAACTTCATTTGGCCCAGAAAGAGTTGAATAAATATAAGGAACAACTGAGTAATGCTGAAACTGCCAGACTACAGGCCCTCTCTGAGTTGGAGAAAGCTAGAAAAACTGTTGATGAACTAACTACTAAGCTGGATGCAATCAATAAATCTAAAGAGGTGGCTATTCAAGCCATGGAAGATACAAAGACTCGAACCAAGCAGCTTGAAGGAGGCAGCCCGAAGGAAGCTGTTCGAAAAGATAGTCCCTTGAAGCAGGAACTGGACAGTGCAAAGCAACAGTATGTGGTTGCTCTGGCAGACCTCGATGCAGCAAAACAGGAGCTGAGGAAGCTCAAGAAGGATTTTGAAACCTCATTAGATATGAGGCTGTCTGCTGCCCAGAAGGAAGAGGAATCATTGCACTCGATAGAAGCCAATAAGGAAAAGGCTGCTCAACTTCATAATGAGGCTAAAGCAATTCAAGAATCGCTTCTGCATATGAAGGCAGCTACAGAACAATTACAGGAAGCAGAGTCGCAAGTCCTTGCTGAGAAGGGTGTTGCCAGGAATACATATAAACAGGATTTGGAAGAAACTGAGATAAAATTGTCATATTTGAGAAGTGAATTTGATCCTGCTGCTTATAAAACCATTAAACAAAAGCTAGATGAGACCAACTCTGAGATTTCATCAATGCAGAAAAAGATAGAAGATGCCCGTGTTCTAGATTTAGAAACAGTTGCTTCTATCACCACAGAATTGGATGATGCGAAGGAAATGTTGCAGAAAGTAGCTGAAGAGGAAAGCACACTTCGGAACTTAGTAGAATCACTGAAGCTGGAGTTAGCAGCTGTAAAGCAGGACCACAGTCAACTCAAAGAGAAGGATACAGATACTGAATCCATTGTTGCAGATCTACATGTCAAGCTTCAGAAATGCAAATCTGAGCTTGAGGTAGCTGTTTGTGCTGAATCAAAAGCTGCAACAGCTTCTGATGACTTGATGCTAGCTCTTCAACAGCTGTCGCGCGAGTCTAAAACTGCCCTGCAAGAAGCTGAAATGATGCAGAAGAGTGCAACAGAGTTAAgaactgaagctgaagcagcacgTGTTGCGTTAACTGAAGCTGAGGAAATGTTGCAATCAGCTTTGAAAGAAGCAGAGGAAGCAAAAGCAGCTGAAGCGAAGGCCCTTGAtcagattaaacaactatcagacAGAGCAAGTGCTGTTCAAGCTTCAACTTCTGAACCCGGAGGAAAGGTCACAATCTCAAAAGCGGAGTTTGAATCTCTTAGCCGGAAGGTAAAAGAGTCAGAGAAGTTGAGTGAGATGAAAGTAGCTGCTGCCGTGGCGCAAGTGGAAGCTGTTAGAGCTAGTGAGAATGAGGCAATACAGAAAATGAAAACTGCCCGGAGAGAGATGGAGGACATGGAATTAGCAACAGAGGAGGCACTGAAGAGGGCGGAGATGGCTGAAGCAGCAAAGAAGGCTGTAGAAGGCGAGCTTAAGAGGTGGCGTGAAAAGGAACAGAAGAAAGCTGCAGAGTCCGTGTCTTCTGCAGAAGGGCAAGCACACGCAACCACACCTTCATCTGTACACAAGGCTTCTGCTGGGAAAGCCACCGAGAAGAATGATGGGCATCAAAGGAGCAACAGAACGCTATTGAGGAAGGGATTTGTGTTGCCAAACATCACAGGCATCTTTCATAAGAAGAAGAGCCATGTCGATGGCAGTTCTCCATCACCTGGGGAAAAATCTGTATGA